In Populus alba chromosome 1, ASM523922v2, whole genome shotgun sequence, a single window of DNA contains:
- the LOC118036007 gene encoding autophagy-related protein 8f: protein MANSYFKQEHGLEKRRAEAARIREKYPDRFPVIVEKAERSDIPNIDKKKYLVPADLTVGQFVYVIRKRIKLSAEKAIFIFVDNVLPPTGAIMSAIYVEKKDEDGFLYVTYSGENTFGSQIPL, encoded by the exons agAAGAGGAGGGCAGAGGCTGCTAGGATCAGGGAGAAGTACCCAGATAGGTTTCCG gtgATCGTGGAGAAGGCAGAAAGAAGTGATATCCCAAACATAGACAAGAAAAA GTACCTTGTTCCAGCTGACCTGACTGTAGGACAGTTTGTCTATGTTATCCGCAAAAGAATCAAGTTGAGTGCAGAAAAGGCAATCTTTATATTTGTGGATAATGTCCTCCCACCCACAG GTGCTATCATGTCTGCAATATATGTGGAGAAAAAGGATGAAGACGGGTTTCTCTATGTTACCTACAGCGGAGAGAACACTTTTGGGTCTCAGATTCCACTGTAG